Sequence from the Methanobacterium alkalithermotolerans genome:
GGCAGAATTAATTGCCATGTGGTCTAAAAAGGAAATTGACTTACGTAAACCTAAATTAACTGAAAAAATAACTGCTTACCGGGCAGGGTACCTGGCCAGTGAGAGGAGGTTAATTGAAGAAAAGTTAAGAAACCAGGAATTAATAGGGGTTACCACCACCAATGCCCTGGAGCTGGGTATAAATATTGGATCACTGGATGCAGTAATTATCTCGGGTTACCCGGGAACCATGATATCCACCTGGCAGCAGGCCGGTCGCTCTGGTCGACGGAAAAATGATTCACTGGTGGTGCTTTTGGCCTTTCAAAATGCTCTGGATCAGTACTTCATGAAAAACCCCCATTTTTTCTTTGATAAACCTCATGAAAACGCTATAATAGATTTACATAATCCTCATATCATCCAGGGACATCTACTGTGCGCTATCCATGAACTACCCCTTACAAAAAAAGAATTAGAAGAATACTTTTATGGTGATCCTCTGCTTTTAGAGGAAGCAGAAAGGGATGGTTTAATCCGGAATAATCTCCATAAGTGGATGTATATTGCCGGGGATAATCCTGCTTTTAAACATGGTCTGGATGAGATATCCTCGGATATATTCCGGGTTATGCATTCAGGACGGTTACTGGAGAGAATGGAAAGATCTCAGGCTTACCGGGAAGCCCATGAAGGAGCGGTACTGATAAATCAGGGTGAAACCTATACGGTGGAGAGTTTTGATAATAAAAAGAGGATAATAAATGTGGCCCGGCGCAGTGTGGATTATCATACCCAGGTTCTCAAGGAAGTGGATATAAAAGTCCTGGAAAAAATAGAAAACCGACAGATAGGAGGATTGAAGGTACACTTTGGGGTTCTGGAAGTTCGAGAAGATTTCCATAAATACAAATTACTTAACTACCGTAAGGTACTGGGTACCTATCCCCTGGATTTACCTCCCCTGAAATTTGAAACCAGGGGTATGTGGTTTACCCTGCCCTCCCACTTAAAAGAGGTACTGGAGGAGAAATTCACCGGGGATGATATATTTGCTGGAGGTTTACATGGCACCGAGCATGCCCTTATTGCCTTATTCCCCTTGCATGTGATGTGTGACCGTATGGATATTGGAGGATTATCCACTCCATATCACCCGGATACCCAGGCCCCCACCATTTTCATATATGATGCCCACAAAGGAGGAATAGGATTAGCAGAAAAAGCCATCCAGGTCTTTGAAGAACTTATAAAGTCAACCCGGGATCTTATCACCACCTGTAATTGTAAGGAAGGCTGTCCTTCCTGCATATATTCTCCTAAATGTGGTAATGAGAATCGGCCCCTGCACAAAAAAGCCACCAGCTATATACTTAAAAAAATGATGCAGGAAGCAGAATCCGGTCAATTAAAAGAAGTGATAGGTGAATATCAAAAACCTGTTAAGGTTAAACCAATGGCTGCCACAGCAGGATCCGAGTCCTATATAGAATTTGATAGTGTGGATAAACTTAAGTGTAGATCCCTGGAATTAATGGAATCTGAGAAACTGGATGAAGCACTATTTCTGGTGGATAATGCCCTGGATATGCAACCTGAAAGTTGGGAACTATTAAAAATAAAGGGCCAGCTTCTGGACTTAAAAGGGGATAGTGCTCAGGGAGTTGAATATTTATCTAAAGCCCTGCAATTAAAACCCTCGAATTTACAGTTATCTTACCTTTTATCCATTGCCCTCTACCACAGCGGAGAGTATCTGGAGGCTAAACTCAATTTACTGGATATTATTAAAAAGGATCCTCAGTTTTATAATGCCTGGTATCTTTTAGGGGTGATATTACAATCCCAGGGGGATATACCAGGAGCTATACAGTACTTCAGCCGGGTTTTAACCTTAAACCCGGACCATGAGCAGGCTTCAGATAGTCTGCGCAAATTACTGTAATTTTAATAATAAAACCACTTTTAATCTTACAAAATAGATCCCGGATTAAAATTTGATTTCATAGCACGTATAATCAACTAAAAAAAACACTTTATGGTCATCAGGATAACCAAAAAAGGAATAAGTTTTTAATGACCTTTTTAGGAGTACAAAATTCTTAAAATATAGAATATTATTATTTTTCTAAAAATAAAAAAATAAAATTAAAAATTTAAGTGGTTTTGAAAGTGTTTAGAATTCTCTCAAAGGTTTCTATGCCACTCTTCTCAGAGGTATATACTGTAATATATAAATCTTCATTTTTTATCCAGAAGGCTACATTAGTGTATATACCATCAGTGGGGTTGGGTGATGAGAGTAATTTGGCACTTACACCATCCACCATGATATCTTTTTCGTTGGTTAATCTTAGTTCAGTTTTATAGGTTTCTATAAGGTCATTTATCAATTTATCTTTGTCTGCTGCTGATAAAACACCAACATCCACTACTACAAAACCAAAGATTTCATTATCTTTACCAAAAGCTACTCCTGATTCACCAAAAGTATCTACCAGCATGGGGTCATTACTCTGATCAGTCCAGGTCCCGGGATAATCAAAGCTTACTCCCATCCCGGAGTAAGTTTTATTGGAGGACCAATCATCACCCTCACTGGTACAGCCAGCTACCAATACGGAACATACTATTAATAACATACTCAAAATCTGTATTTTCTTCAAAGGCAACACCTTAATTTTGTTTTTTAATAATAACAAATTAATAGGTTATAGTTAATAAATATGCTGATTATGTTTTATAGACAAATGTTAACTCCAGTAATCAGCCTTCTTCCGGAATGTTACCTGCTTTATTCTCCCCCAAAACTTCTTAATAGTTTTTTTTGGGGAACTTAATTTATGGTACTAATCCCATTTTTTATGCCGGAATTATTTTAAATTAATTTCCACATGCTCTCTAAAACTATTTTAAGGATTAAATAATAATTAATAAGCAAGATTATCTGATATTGATTTTAAGATTTATTTAAGATGATTAAAATGCCACTCCACCAGAATAATAGTCACCAAGACCATCTCCGGGAATCATTAGACCCGGTGACTGATTTAAAGCGCCGTCTTTTAAATGAATACCAGGATAAAACCCTGGATGAGGTTTTTGGTGGAGAGGAAATAGAAACCACTTATGGAACTACTTATCTCATAAAATCCCGGGATAAAATTGATTTTTGTCTAAAAAAGTGTGATGACATAAAAAAATCAATGATAGGTGATCTTAAACTCATCCCGGGTATTGGTCCGGCCACCGAATCTCGCTTAAAAAAAGAAGGATTCACCGATATAGAAAAACTACAAAATCACCCTAAAATTG
This genomic interval carries:
- a CDS encoding PsbP-related protein, with translation MKKIQILSMLLIVCSVLVAGCTSEGDDWSSNKTYSGMGVSFDYPGTWTDQSNDPMLVDTFGESGVAFGKDNEIFGFVVVDVGVLSAADKDKLINDLIETYKTELRLTNEKDIMVDGVSAKLLSSPNPTDGIYTNVAFWIKNEDLYITVYTSEKSGIETFERILNTFKTT
- a CDS encoding DEAD/DEAH box helicase, with amino-acid sequence MVKKILNQIGRDIRFRDKIEHIETLPSREGTYQKVENLPPNIQNYLENNGIKLYQHQSQAFELLRKKENVLITTPTASGKTLAFNLPIMEELGDDKSTALYIYPAKALANDQWEVLKDLEKELGLDLKPFIYDGDTPKSDRPYIKRHSRLVLTNPYELHLILYWHHQWARFYRNLKFVVIDEAHQYRGVFGSNVAFLIRRLRRICKYYGSDPQFILSSATLANHQEFSQKLVGKPFQVVTQDTSPRGEKHFILYNPYKKKSDLSVHQETQNLFLYFILHELQTLCFTVSRKMAELIAMWSKKEIDLRKPKLTEKITAYRAGYLASERRLIEEKLRNQELIGVTTTNALELGINIGSLDAVIISGYPGTMISTWQQAGRSGRRKNDSLVVLLAFQNALDQYFMKNPHFFFDKPHENAIIDLHNPHIIQGHLLCAIHELPLTKKELEEYFYGDPLLLEEAERDGLIRNNLHKWMYIAGDNPAFKHGLDEISSDIFRVMHSGRLLERMERSQAYREAHEGAVLINQGETYTVESFDNKKRIINVARRSVDYHTQVLKEVDIKVLEKIENRQIGGLKVHFGVLEVREDFHKYKLLNYRKVLGTYPLDLPPLKFETRGMWFTLPSHLKEVLEEKFTGDDIFAGGLHGTEHALIALFPLHVMCDRMDIGGLSTPYHPDTQAPTIFIYDAHKGGIGLAEKAIQVFEELIKSTRDLITTCNCKEGCPSCIYSPKCGNENRPLHKKATSYILKKMMQEAESGQLKEVIGEYQKPVKVKPMAATAGSESYIEFDSVDKLKCRSLELMESEKLDEALFLVDNALDMQPESWELLKIKGQLLDLKGDSAQGVEYLSKALQLKPSNLQLSYLLSIALYHSGEYLEAKLNLLDIIKKDPQFYNAWYLLGVILQSQGDIPGAIQYFSRVLTLNPDHEQASDSLRKLL